The Halanaerobiales bacterium genome includes the window ACCGTGATAATTTAGAAGGGATTGTAATGATTGTTGATTCTCGTCATAAACCTACATCTGATGATAAACAAATGCTTAAATGGATTCGATCTTTTGATATTCCATTTATAATTGCTGCTACAAAAGCTGATAAATTGACTAATAATAAAAAGAAAAAACAGGAAAAATTAATTAAAAATGAATTAAATTTATCTGAAAATGATAATTTTTGTCTTGTTTCTGCTAAAACCCAGGAAGGCAAAAATAAATTATTTTCTTTTATTGGAAAGGTAAGTGGTCAGTTCAAATAATTATTTAATAATTTCAGGAGAAGGTGTTTATTATGGATGATAAAGCTTATACTAAATCATTTGCAAGCATTTACGATCAAGTTATGGATAATGTACCTTATGATTATTGGTATAAATATCTAATAGATATCCTGGATTATTATAATAAAAAACCACAAAAAGTTATTGATCTGGCCTGTGGAACTGGGAATATGACTTACCGCTTTGCTGAAAGAAATGCTTGGGATCTTTATGGTGTTGATATATCTCAAGAGATGTTGGAGATAGCAAGACAAAAGGAAAATAAAAAAGATGTTAATGTAAAATTTTATCAAAAGGATTTACGCAACTTTTCTCCTGATCAAAAATTCGATTTAGCTTTTTCTCTTTTTGATAGTTTAAATTATATTTTAGAATATAAAGATTTAAAGAAAATATTTGATAATACCTATAATTTTTTAAAAAGTGATGGTTTTTTTATTTTTGATATGAATACTATAAAAAGATTAATGAATATTAATTCTGGTACTATGCTTTTAAAAGGTGAAAATTATTCCTGTTTTTGGCAGGATATCATAGATAAAGAAAACAGGATATGGAAAGTTAAATTAAAAATATATTTTGGCGAAAATAGAGTAAATTATTATGAAGAAGTTCATAAAGAAACTTCTTATCCTATCCAGGATATTATTGCTGCTCTTAAATGGGCTGGATTTAGTGAAGTTGAAGTTTTTAGTGCTTATACCTTTAATAAAGCAAAAGAAAGTGACAATAGAGTTTATTTTGTAGCCTCAAAAGGATTACTAAAAAAAAATAATAAATTGCTCAATCAACTGAGTAAGAAATTTAAGTGGAATATAATTAAGACATTTATTTTATAATAAAAATATTTCATTAAAAAAGGCAGTATCATTTTTAGATACTGCCTTTTACTATATTTACATATACTACATATTCTTATTTGTTATTTAGTATCTACAACTTTTTGTAGATCTTCATCTTTATTTTTAGGACGGTTCCAGATCATCTTTTTAAGCCAGGGTAAGATGTAATAGTCAAGACCAAATGTACGTCCTGAACCAATTAACGCTATTGAACCAAATAGGAACCAGTATAAAGGACTTACATGACCTGGGAAATCACTGGAATAGTGAGGATATTGACCTGCTAATAAAAAGTTAATTGACATTCCAGCTGATCCTAAGGCGCCTAGAGTTGTAAATATACCAAATAAAAGAGATACTCCCATACCAAGCATACCTAATACAACTAAATACTGAAACAATAATGGGAATTGAAAAACCGTATTTTCAGTAATGGTTACATACCAACCAACTGCATAATCACCAATAGGAGAGGCAGTAGATCCGGATACTAAATAATCACCTGATGCTAACCAACCATCTCTTATTTTCGTATAAGCTTCATAGATCCAAATTCCACCTGTAAATATTCTAAGTAAAACCACCCAGAGAGCTCTTTTCGAAACACTTAAGTGATCAAATAGCTGGGCTACAAGGCCTTTTTTGGAACCCTGTTCTTCTAAATAATTTGAAATGAAATTAAATCCTTCTTTAATTCCACCAAGCTCAATTCTATAATACATATTTACCATATGCTTCATTAAGAGAGCAGGAACACCTTTTAGCGACATTCCCATAACTTCTGCTACTGCATATTTACTACCAATAGAAACCATAATACCATGGAAATTAGGTTCAAACTCTTCTTTTTCCTGACCTTTTATATCTGCTGCTATATTTTTAGCCGCACATTCACCTGTTTGCATTGCAGCTTCAACTAAAGCAGGTAGGATATCATCATCACCATTTTTCCAGGGAGCAGCTGCATTATCTCCTACTGCATAAACCTCAGGATGATTTTCAGTTTGTAAATATTCATTTACTTTTACTCTTTTCCCTCGACTTGTTTCAAGTCCTGATTTTTGAGTGAATTCAGAAGACTCTACTCCACAGGCCCAGATAATAGTATTAGCTTCAATTATTTCCCCATTTTGTAATTCCAGTTTGTTTTCTGATATTTCAGTTACAAAATCACCAGTTTTAATACGTACATCATTTTTCTTAAGATATTTTTTGGCTTTTTTAATGGATTTTTTATCAAGACTGGGCAATATGTCGTCAAGCCCCTCTACATTGTAGAGCTCAACTTCACTTCTGGCAATATCATATTTTTTGGCAAATTCATCAACCCAATCGATTAATTCTCCTACCATTTCTACACCGGTGAAGCCACCACCACAGACTACAAAACTTAGTAATTTCTTTCTTTCTATGGGGTTATCAGTTATTCTTGCTTCCTGAAATGACTTTTCAACCTGTTCTTTAATCTCTAATGAATCCTCAATAGACCATAAAGTTAAAGTGTGTTCCTCCACTCCTTTAACACCACAATCACTAGGTTTACTTCCAGTACCCATTATTAAATAGTCATAATCATAGTGATGTTCATCTGATTTCAATTTTTTATTGTCCAAATCAATATCATTAATATCATCTTTA containing:
- a CDS encoding class I SAM-dependent methyltransferase, which produces MDDKAYTKSFASIYDQVMDNVPYDYWYKYLIDILDYYNKKPQKVIDLACGTGNMTYRFAERNAWDLYGVDISQEMLEIARQKENKKDVNVKFYQKDLRNFSPDQKFDLAFSLFDSLNYILEYKDLKKIFDNTYNFLKSDGFFIFDMNTIKRLMNINSGTMLLKGENYSCFWQDIIDKENRIWKVKLKIYFGENRVNYYEEVHKETSYPIQDIIAALKWAGFSEVEVFSAYTFNKAKESDNRVYFVASKGLLKKNNKLLNQLSKKFKWNIIKTFIL
- a CDS encoding FAD-dependent oxidoreductase → MSKNIVILGAGYGGVAAGKKLHKIFKKNDEVTITLIDKNPYHTLLTEIHEVAGNRIEDDAVKVDLDKIFSSTKVNLIKDDINDIDLDNKKLKSDEHHYDYDYLIMGTGSKPSDCGVKGVEEHTLTLWSIEDSLEIKEQVEKSFQEARITDNPIERKKLLSFVVCGGGFTGVEMVGELIDWVDEFAKKYDIARSEVELYNVEGLDDILPSLDKKSIKKAKKYLKKNDVRIKTGDFVTEISENKLELQNGEIIEANTIIWACGVESSEFTQKSGLETSRGKRVKVNEYLQTENHPEVYAVGDNAAAPWKNGDDDILPALVEAAMQTGECAAKNIAADIKGQEKEEFEPNFHGIMVSIGSKYAVAEVMGMSLKGVPALLMKHMVNMYYRIELGGIKEGFNFISNYLEEQGSKKGLVAQLFDHLSVSKRALWVVLLRIFTGGIWIYEAYTKIRDGWLASGDYLVSGSTASPIGDYAVGWYVTITENTVFQFPLLFQYLVVLGMLGMGVSLLFGIFTTLGALGSAGMSINFLLAGQYPHYSSDFPGHVSPLYWFLFGSIALIGSGRTFGLDYYILPWLKKMIWNRPKNKDEDLQKVVDTK